In Salmo trutta chromosome 37, fSalTru1.1, whole genome shotgun sequence, the following proteins share a genomic window:
- the LOC115177162 gene encoding uncharacterized protein DDB_G0284459-like, with protein MHSSSRTFAPPSRPRRFDTSRRTTNAAEPKPHGPVSQREDKNMNTISSPRRSTKATPESSRTRVGVQPRAPRLGLQRNTAPLSMTKPKPKSVRAAAAVSKRAPPPPPPLPPLPHLDPNCNEPSLPCLCCDGHSPQDNNSLFNHNHNNNNTISIRQQLKLQPPPPPPLLPQRQEGTGGKTKTQASPSQTRPQPQVLAPACPPNALELEKGIKDEENADVNKNTDVVIDNKKETEEEMDNKKETEEEMDNKKETEEEMDNKKETEEEMDNKKETEEEMDNKKETEEEMDNKKETEEEMDNKKETEEEEENSVDDDDDDDDTLVPSCCDCPPSLLDLSLTSSTSSSSTSISSCSDLESDCTDLSISLSSSGHKGNADLLISQDHTLIHVPERYPASRSPPVLLLNPKPPSVSRCPSSPPHACSPDEGYPSAPASPSSSDYLGVKGQTGLGSEVAKLGLLDFLESVGDFGKMERFSQVIQVARWDLEGDPQGDLLRDRLDHLDRLESVNRQVKLAHIASLHEKGLDLGDLDKEDLSDVLDEMGNVDMSWKLYKGRGGSLGDSQEFSDAGVDLTAPSDCDEPLVSQSETSSPIEPPPRPPKPPARYASVNSELHTYINISRDITPSVSVCTSPSSSPTFYTFRCEKALPPSPRSVHPPLLCQPIPYFTLYKSSPLPFSLPSSTPPIPPPRRKHLARKEAQRLATLQAGCGKTPLSLPPPTSRPPPLPPAPTISISNSATPPAIPPPDSFHALDDEIRKLLVLAGLTQAELLKLSPELGVCVGGLEEEGAGETHHTSRPGQTQDRGMRRKEERAKEQYDIDGLAVDGWRDGGGRSGVERDRETDIFGGVKEDEGEKEESRDVFRTTSFTDMARRRKRNSGFGSNVSLASDPYYSTGNTNTSNNVNFETFKYSPVLSETPPPPPPRPLPPVPPTLPPLKVCTLLANSLRPERFDWLMAFSPDGETLTPPLEVRKSNEETLKKSTSGSTSSSGSTSGSGSKVMTFKELRNRSKHSSPAYQLITEPDPDPTVITPDPDFLYNLKWRREKTDSDGIQWEYTSQAQATFLQPPPLTSLAAFREMFQKAEEAIGQPELCPSQQIGCSASEGNLWRMDGQRKEEGEKRKEEVEEEEVEVRGTADGGRTWESRTTGELDDDDDYRPSC; from the coding sequence ATGCACTCCTCTAGCCGAACCTTCGCTCCGCCCTCGAGGCCTCGTCGCTTCGACACGAGCAGGCGGACCACCAACGCAGCGGAACCAAAGCCACACGGCCCTGTTTCCCAGAGGGaagacaaaaacatgaacaccattTCCTCTCCTCGGCGCTCCACCAAAGCGACCCCCGAGTCTTCCAGGACCAGGGTGGGGGTCCAGCCTCGTGCCCCCAGATTGGGCTTACAGAGAAACACAGCTCCCCTCTCTATGACCAAACCCAAACCCAAAAGTGTCCGTGCAGCAGCAGCTGTGTCCAAACgcgcccctcctcctcctcctcctcttcctcctcttcctcatctggaCCCCAACTGTAATGAACCCAGCCTGCCTTGTCTGTGCTGCGACGGCCATTCCCCCCAGGACAATAACAGTCTgttcaaccacaaccacaacaacaacaataccatCTCCATCAGACAGCAGCTGAAGCTTCAgccccctccaccacctcccctGCTACCCCAGAGACAGGAGGGGACAGGGGGCAAGACCAAGACACAGGCCAGCCCCTCTCAGACCAGGCCCCAGCCTCAGGTCCTGGCCCCGGCCTGCCCCCCTAATGCCCTGGAACTGGAGAAAGGAATAAAAGATGAGGAGAATGCAGATGTTAACAAGAACACAGATGTGGTCATAGACAACAAGAAAGAAACGGAGGAAGAGATGGATAACAAGAAAGAAACGGAGGAAGAGATGGATAACAAGAAAGAAACGGAGGAAGAGATGGATAACAAGAAAGAAACGGAGGAAGAGATGGATAACAAGAAAGAAACGGAGGAAGAGATGGATAACAAGaaagaaacagaggaagagatgGATAACAAGAAAGAAACGGAAGAAGAGATGGATAACAAgaaagaaacagaggaggaagaagaaaacagtgttgatgatgatgatgatgatgatgacacgtTGGTCCCATCGTGCTGCgactgccctccctctctcctggatCTCTCCCtgacctcctccacctcctcatcctccactTCCATCAGCTCCTGCTCCGATCTGGAGTCAGACTGCAccgatctctccatctctctctcgtcctctggCCACAAGGGGAATGCTGATCTGTTAATCTCTCAGGACCACACTCTCATTCACGTTCCTGAACGCTACCCAGCCTCCCGTTCACCCCCAGTCCTGCTCCTCAACCCCaaacccccctctgtctctcgttGCCCTTCCTCCCCCCCACACGCCTGCTCCCCAGACGAGGGCTACCCCTCCGCCCccgcctccccctcctcctctgacTACCTGGGGGTCAAAGGTCAGACAGGCTTAGGGTCAGAGGTCGCCAAACTAGGCCTCCTGGACTTCCTGGAGTCAGTGGGAGACTTTGGGAAGATGGAGCGCTTTAGCCAGGTGATTCAGGTGGCTCGCTGGGACCTGGAGGGGGATCCTCAGGGGGATCTACTGAGGGATCGACTGGATCACCTGGACCGACTGGAGAGTGTCAACAGGCAGGTGAAGCTGGCCCACATCGCCAGTCTCCATGAGAAGGGACTGGATCTAGGTGATCTGGACAAGGAGGATCTCTCTGATGTTCTGGATGAGATGGGGAACGTGGATATGTCTTGGAAGCTGTATAAGGGCCGGGGAGGGTCGTTGGGAGATTCCCAGGAGTTCTCTGATGCTGGAGTGGATCTGACAGCACCTTCAGACTGTGACGAGCCCCTGGTCTCACAATCAGAGACATCTTCACCCATAGAGCCCCCACCGAGACCCCCCAAACCCCCTGCCCGCTATGCCAGCGTGAACTCTGAACTCCACACCTACATCAACATCAGCCGTGACATcaccccctctgtctctgtctgcaccTCTCCATCCTCATCCCCCACTTTCTACACCTTCAGGTGTGAGAaggccctccctccttccccacgCTCCGTCcaccctcctcttctctgtcaGCCCATCCCTTACTTTACTCTCTACAAATCTTCCCCTCTCCcattctccctcccctcctccactccccccatcccccccccTCGGAGGAAGCACCTAGCCCGTAAGGAGGCTCAGCGTCTCGCCACCCTCCAAGCAGGATGCGGGAAGAcccccctgtccctcccccctcccacctctcgccctcctcctctcccccctgcccCCACCATTTCCATCTCCAACTCTGCCACCCCCCCTGCCATCCCTCCCCCTGACTCTTTCCATGCGTTGGATGATGAGATCCGTAAGCTACTGGTGCTAGCAGGACTGACCCAGGCTGAGCTCCTGAAACTCAGCCCAGAGCTGGGGGTTTGTGTGGGGggactggaggaggagggagcgggGGAGACCCACCACACCTCCAGGCCTGGACAGACACAagatagagggatgaggagaaaagaggagagggctaAGGAGCAGTATGATATAGATGGGTTGGctgtggatggatggagagatggaggagggaggtcaggggtggagagggatagagagactgATATATTTGGAGGAGTaaaggaggatgagggagagaaagaggagagcagagatgtgtTTAGAACCACGTCTTTCACTGACATGgcgagaaggaggaagagaaacaGTGGGTTTGGGTCTAACGTTAGCCTAGCATCTGACCCCTACTACAGCACTGGCAATACCAACACCTCTAACAATGTTAACTTTGAGACTTTCAAATATTCCCCTGTGCTCTCGGaaacccctccccctcctcccccgcgTCCCTTACCCCCTGTGCCCCCTACCCTGCCCCCCCTCAAGGTTTGCACCCTTCTCGCCAACTCTTTACGCCCAGAGCGATTTGATTGGCTCATGGCTTTCTCCCCCGATGGTGAAACCCTGACCCCGCCCTTGGAAGTTAGAAAATCCAATGAGGAAACCCTGAAGAAATCTACTTCCGGGTCAACGTCGTCATCTGGGTCAACGTCAGGGTCGGGTTCAAAAGTGATGACCTTCAAGGAACTGCGTAACCGTAGCAAACACAGCTCCCCGGCCTACCAACTAATAACTGAACCGGATCCTGATCCCACTGTCATAACCCCTGACCCTGACTTCCTCTACAACCTCAAGTGGAGGAGGGAAAAGACGGACAGCGACGGAATCCAATGGGAGTACACCTCCCAGGCCCAGGCCACCTTCCTGCAACCACCTCCCCTCACCTCATTGGCTGCTTTTAGGGAAATGTTCCAGAAAGCAGAGGAAGCGATTGGACAACCCGAGTTATGTCCCTCGCAGCAGATTGGGTGCTCAGCCAGTGAAGGGAACCTGTGGAGGATGGATGGacagagaaaagaggagggagaaaagaggaaagaagaggtggaggaagaagaggtggagGTGAGAGGAACAGCTGATGGAGGAAGAACCTGGGAGTCAAGAACTACAGGTGagttagatgatgatgatgactataGGCCTAGTTGTTGA